GAGCATCCATATGTTAAGATAGTTTCCTTAACCTCTCAATCTTACGCAGGTAAAAGGCTCTCTGAGGTTTTTCCGTCCTTTCTGCCCACTTCCTTGGGTTCTATGTTTCTTACCACAGAGCCCGAAGAGGACTTTGACATAGCCTTCCTTTGTCTTCCTCACGAAACCTCCCTTGAGCTCGTTCCGGAGCTTCTCAAAAGGAACAAAAGGGTTATAGACCTCTCCGGTGCATACAGGATATTGGATAGTAGCAAGTATCCCGAATATTATGGCTTTGAGCATACTCATCCGGAGCTTTTGGATAAGGCTGTTTATGGACTGCCAGAGCTTTTCAGAGAAAGCATAAAAACCGCCCAGCTTGTGGCAAACCCAGGGTGTTATCCTACCGCAACTTTGCTTGCTCTATATCCTCTTCTTAAAGAAGGTATTGAAATAGACTTCGTTATCGTTGATGCCCTCTCTGGAGTTTCTGGTGCAGGAAGAAAAACCAGTCAGAAGTTTCACTACCCAGAGATGGAAGGAGACACCTTTG
Above is a genomic segment from Aquificaceae bacterium containing:
- the argC gene encoding N-acetyl-gamma-glutamyl-phosphate reductase; amino-acid sequence: MEQEIKVCVYGATGYTGAELLRILLEHPYVKIVSLTSQSYAGKRLSEVFPSFLPTSLGSMFLTTEPEEDFDIAFLCLPHETSLELVPELLKRNKRVIDLSGAYRILDSSKYPEYYGFEHTHPELLDKAVYGLPELFRESIKTAQLVANPGCYPTATLLALYPLLKEGIEIDFVIVDALSGVSGAGRKTSQKFHYPEMEGDTFAYSVEKHRHTPEMEDVIQRVYGKGVKLRFTPQVIPAVRGMMAKVYTRCEELDFVSLYKETYEGEPFVFISQEPPHLKHVVGTNYCLLYLHYHRETSILEVISVIDNLGKGASSQAVQNFNLMMGFEETLALKGLATFP